The Musa acuminata AAA Group cultivar baxijiao chromosome BXJ3-6, Cavendish_Baxijiao_AAA, whole genome shotgun sequence region CGACGCGAAACATCGTCTGATGAGACTGCATCTCTCCCTTATCAAACACCGACCACTTTGTTTTATGATTCATCCTGATCTGGATTCTTATGGACTTGTGTACTTTTTTGTCAGATGATTCGTTACCGAGAGCTACGGGAAAAGATCGACAAAAAGAAGGCGGCCACCTGTAAGTTGCCAGTTGTAAGCTCAGCGCTTTAATCTCGATGCATCTCACTCATCTCTATTGTcatgaaataataccaaaatctaAGTCATAGCTGGCTTTCTTTACCGAAAACACGTGTCATCTTATGTCATCCAAGTCTCATCATTAATTCTTTTGAGCTGTACTTAATGCCAAAATTAAAACCAAAGAATTTGTTCTCGAAAACAGATTACATTCTTGAACTCCAGTAAGCTAGTGGTTGTTCCAAGCATGTTTTTTCTTAAGTCTCTGTTTCCCAGGAACCAAGCATTCAGAATCTGATATGGCATCTTTCAATTCTTTATTGTTGTCCAATGGTGTCTAATCATCCTTGGAAATgtttgacattaaaaaaaaaactgttttTGACACATCTTTCTGCATGCAAAGCTTTTTCTTGAGGACATCCAATCAGATATTAGGTGATGATGATTATTTCATAAGATTCCTGTCTTCTATCAAGTTATTTCTGTAGCTTACTTGTTATTCTCTCTTAGGTCAAGCAAGATAGGTGTTCTCATCCACCCGATAATAAGCTACTGTGAGTCGTCTTTCCGGGATTTGTGCTTTCAGAGATTTGAGGAATGTGACTCACCCAGCGTGGCAATTTCCACTGAGGTAACTGTAACTGCTACAACCTGCTCCACAGTCCAAGCAACATTAGTCCCCACACGCTTCTTTAAATTTAACTGCACGTGTACGGCCGTCGTCACTCTACTGATACATACTGCCATTAATCTATTATAACTCACCTGCCATCTCCGGAGCTCTCTTCATCCAAAGGCTAACAAAGCCCACCCCCCCTCTCCCAATCTGCAGAGAATGAACAGAGTAAGCAACGAAGCAGAGTGCCACCAGCAGTAAACCAGAGAGATGATCCGAGGTGCCAACAGCCTGATAGGGGCTGTGAACTTTGTGACGTTTTTGATATCGATCCCTATCCTGGGCGGTGGCATATGGCTGAGCGCCAAGGCCAACTCCACCGACTGCCTCCGCTTCCTCCAGTGGCCGCTCATCATCATCGGCGTTGCCATCATGGTCATCTCCCTCATGGGCTTTGCCGGCGCCTGCTACCGCCTGGCGTGGCTGCTCCGCCTCTACCTCTTCGCCATGTTCTTCGTCGTCGTGGCGCTCCTTGGCTTCGTCGTCTTCGCCTTCGCCGTCACTGACCGCGGGCACGGCCAGGTCGTCATGAACCGCGCCTTCCTCGAGTACCAGCTCTCGGATTACTCCGGTTGGCTCAAGGACCGTGTCTCCGACCCCGGTTACTGGGCCAAGATCAGCGCCTGCCTCCGCGAAGGTCATGCGTGCTCCAAAATGGCAAGATACGCCCGAGATCCAACCACAGGAGTGCTCGTACCTGAGTCCCCGGATATGTTCTACCGGAGAAATCTCTCCCCTATCGAGGTTGGTTCTTGGATCCATCTTCATTTTCCTCTGTTTGTTGGCCTTATTCGAATTCTTCAAGGAGGTTTCCTTAAAAGGGGCATCTCTAGGTGCAAGATTGGATTTTTAGGAGTAGTGAAGCTAAAAGACGCCATCTTTTGGCGAAATAATTAGAGCAGTGTTAATTTTTGGTAGTGGGATATCTTTGATTGCGGATTTGGTGAAATTTGATCTTGGAAGATTAGATCTTGGGCTTTCATGTGAATTTAAACAATATTTTCAGTCAAGTAGTTCTTATTTGTATCTTCATCTG contains the following coding sequences:
- the LOC108953188 gene encoding tetraspanin-3-like — encoded protein: MIRGANSLIGAVNFVTFLISIPILGGGIWLSAKANSTDCLRFLQWPLIIIGVAIMVISLMGFAGACYRLAWLLRLYLFAMFFVVVALLGFVVFAFAVTDRGHGQVVMNRAFLEYQLSDYSGWLKDRVSDPGYWAKISACLREGHACSKMARYARDPTTGVLVPESPDMFYRRNLSPIESGCCKPPTTCGYAYANETFWTSGAGMMVNDMDCTRWSNDQQLLCYQCDSCKAGVLASIRHSWRKVSVINIVVLVILVIVYVIGCAAFRNAKRVDNDEPFGENRITKARPSRFQF